A DNA window from Kitasatospora atroaurantiaca contains the following coding sequences:
- a CDS encoding C40 family peptidase gives MASHRRPKPASRARVSIMTAAAAAAVALSSQSGAHADPAPTKDEVKAQVDQLNEQAEQATEKYNAATEKQQTLQKQVGNLQDQVARQQAEVSTLQGSLGEIAAEQYRSGGISPTVQLMLSSSPDSFLSQAGSLNQLGASQSDALKTLKDQQRRLDQQKSEAQSKLAELDATTKDLKASKDEVKGKLAKAKALLDSLTQKERDDLAAAEAKAASSSRASRDQTRVDLSNVPSGSYTANAIAAVQSKLGADYVYGAAGPTNFDCSGLMQWAYAQAGVSIPRTSQSQASAGTNVGTNIANAKPGDLIIYYSDMHHVGMYVGGGQIIHAPHTGAVVRYESATVMPIAAIVRV, from the coding sequence GTGGCGTCCCATCGTCGTCCCAAGCCTGCCAGCCGTGCCCGCGTCTCGATCATGACCGCTGCCGCCGCAGCGGCCGTGGCCCTCTCCTCGCAGTCCGGTGCACACGCCGACCCGGCGCCCACCAAGGACGAGGTCAAGGCCCAGGTCGACCAGCTCAACGAGCAGGCCGAGCAGGCGACCGAGAAGTACAACGCGGCGACGGAGAAGCAGCAGACCCTGCAGAAGCAGGTCGGCAACCTCCAGGACCAGGTGGCGCGGCAGCAGGCCGAGGTGAGCACCCTTCAGGGCAGCCTCGGCGAGATCGCGGCCGAGCAGTACCGCAGCGGTGGGATCTCGCCGACCGTCCAGCTGATGCTCTCCAGCAGCCCGGACTCCTTCCTCAGCCAGGCCGGCTCGCTGAACCAGCTCGGTGCCAGCCAGAGCGACGCGCTGAAGACCCTCAAGGACCAGCAGCGCCGGCTCGACCAGCAGAAGTCCGAGGCGCAGTCCAAGCTCGCCGAGCTGGACGCGACCACCAAGGACCTCAAGGCCAGCAAGGACGAGGTCAAGGGCAAGCTCGCCAAGGCCAAGGCCCTGCTCGACTCGCTGACCCAGAAGGAGCGCGACGACCTCGCGGCCGCCGAGGCCAAGGCCGCCTCCAGCTCCCGCGCCTCGCGCGACCAGACCCGCGTCGACCTGAGCAACGTGCCGTCCGGCTCGTACACCGCCAACGCGATCGCCGCCGTCCAGAGCAAGCTCGGCGCCGACTACGTCTACGGCGCGGCCGGCCCGACCAACTTCGACTGCTCGGGTCTGATGCAGTGGGCGTACGCCCAGGCGGGTGTCTCCATCCCGCGTACCTCGCAGTCGCAGGCCTCGGCCGGGACCAACGTCGGCACCAACATCGCCAACGCCAAGCCCGGCGACCTGATCATCTACTACAGCGACATGCACCACGTCGGCATGTACGTGGGCGGCGGCCAGATCATCCACGCCCCGCACACGGGCGCGGTGGTCCGGTACGAGTCCGCCACGGTGATGCCGATCGCGGCCATCGTCCGGGTCTGA
- a CDS encoding C40 family peptidase, with product MASHRRPKQPSRARVSVLTAAAATAVALSAQVSAHAAPAQPNKDEIKAQVDKLLEEQEQASEKYNGAKERADQLRKQADQLQDQVARGQDQMTQLQSGLSAVAGEQYRAGGIDPSVALMLSSNPDGYLAQASSAEQVTETQAQTLKSLKDQQRRLDQQKQEAAATLAELDRSTKMLNDAKAEVQQKLQEAKTLLNKLSAAERAAILGDRASRSDSRYDISNLPDPGGYAAVAVNAAMSKRGAPYVWGATGPNSFDCSGLMVWAYAKAGVSLPRTSQDQATVGTRVPSLAQAQPGDLVIYHSDAHHVGMYIGNGLVVHAPHTGDVVKIMDADAMPIKTIRRV from the coding sequence TTGGCCTCCCACCGCCGTCCCAAGCAGCCGAGCCGCGCGCGGGTCTCCGTGCTGACCGCTGCCGCAGCGACCGCGGTCGCCCTGTCCGCGCAGGTGAGTGCCCACGCGGCGCCCGCCCAGCCGAACAAGGACGAGATCAAGGCCCAGGTCGACAAGCTGCTCGAGGAGCAGGAGCAGGCCTCCGAGAAGTACAACGGCGCCAAGGAGCGGGCCGACCAGCTGCGCAAGCAGGCCGACCAGCTGCAGGACCAGGTCGCCCGCGGCCAGGACCAGATGACGCAGCTGCAGAGCGGCCTGTCGGCGGTGGCGGGCGAGCAGTACCGGGCCGGCGGGATCGACCCGTCGGTGGCGCTGATGCTCTCCTCCAATCCGGACGGCTACCTGGCGCAGGCGTCCAGCGCCGAGCAGGTCACCGAGACCCAGGCGCAGACCCTGAAGTCCCTGAAGGACCAGCAGCGCCGGCTCGACCAGCAGAAGCAGGAGGCCGCGGCCACGCTGGCCGAGCTGGACCGCAGCACCAAGATGCTGAACGACGCCAAGGCCGAGGTCCAGCAGAAGCTCCAGGAAGCCAAGACCCTGCTGAACAAGCTCAGCGCCGCCGAGCGTGCCGCCATCCTGGGCGACCGGGCCTCGCGCAGCGACTCCCGCTACGACATCAGCAACCTGCCGGACCCCGGTGGCTACGCCGCCGTCGCGGTCAACGCCGCGATGAGCAAGCGCGGCGCACCGTACGTCTGGGGCGCCACCGGCCCCAACAGCTTCGACTGCTCGGGTCTGATGGTCTGGGCGTACGCCAAGGCCGGTGTCTCGCTGCCGCGTACCTCGCAGGACCAGGCGACCGTCGGCACCCGGGTGCCCTCGCTGGCCCAGGCCCAGCCGGGCGACCTGGTCATCTACCACAGCGACGCGCACCACGTCGGCATGTACATCGGCAACGGCCTGGTGGTGCACGCCCCGCACACCGGCGACGTGGTCAAGATCATGGACGCCGACGCGATGCCGATCAAGACCATCCGTCGGGTCTGA
- a CDS encoding NYN domain-containing protein has translation MVDAARGPAETQGHPPAADAARAVPVADAEAGTETTAEPGTESTTEPGTEAAAEHLDRPLPEGVRRRVVGIAADALGGLPPADLPASLRQYAKFTPARRAKYAGTALAAALESEPVFRLRIADRLRLGQPDLVKALEAGSVPGAADPMDVAAAAYLLRPAGWSRLVAEAGEQVERAGAEGAAAEAARLVEKLQEELAELRSQARADLERQRADSEGVRKEAESLRKKVRSLESDTKRAQAEARKVHAELEAAKSAAAAERSAAEGEARRLKHRISELETAVEAGRRSAREGRSVEDMRLRLLLDTVLQSAQGLQRELALPVTQIHPADLVDAVVPGSASPHDVARRALAEDDPALLDQLLAIPQVHLVVDGYNVTKTGYPALPLEQQRIRLLGGLAMLAQRTQAEVTCVFDGQDLDVPVIMAPPRGVRVRFSRTGETADELIRRLVRAEPQGRPVVVVSTDKEVADGVRKAGARPVASILLLNRLARS, from the coding sequence GTGGTGGACGCAGCGAGGGGGCCAGCCGAGACGCAGGGGCATCCGCCCGCTGCGGACGCGGCCCGTGCCGTCCCGGTGGCCGACGCCGAAGCCGGCACCGAGACCACCGCCGAGCCCGGCACCGAGTCCACCACCGAACCGGGCACCGAGGCGGCTGCGGAGCATCTTGACCGGCCGCTGCCCGAGGGTGTCCGCCGCCGGGTGGTCGGGATCGCCGCCGACGCCCTCGGCGGCCTGCCGCCCGCCGATCTGCCCGCCTCCCTGCGGCAGTACGCCAAGTTCACCCCGGCCCGCCGGGCCAAGTACGCGGGCACGGCGCTCGCCGCCGCCCTGGAGTCCGAGCCCGTCTTCCGGCTGCGGATAGCTGACCGCCTCCGGCTGGGACAGCCCGACCTGGTCAAGGCCCTCGAAGCGGGCAGTGTGCCCGGCGCCGCCGATCCGATGGACGTCGCCGCCGCCGCGTACCTGCTGCGCCCGGCCGGCTGGTCCCGGCTGGTGGCCGAGGCGGGCGAGCAGGTGGAGCGGGCCGGGGCCGAGGGCGCCGCCGCCGAGGCCGCCCGGCTGGTCGAGAAGCTGCAGGAGGAGCTGGCCGAGCTGCGCTCGCAGGCGCGGGCCGATCTGGAGCGCCAGCGGGCCGACTCGGAGGGCGTCCGAAAGGAGGCCGAGTCGCTGCGTAAGAAGGTGCGCAGCCTCGAGAGCGACACCAAGCGGGCGCAGGCCGAGGCCAGGAAGGTGCATGCCGAGCTGGAGGCCGCGAAGTCCGCGGCCGCCGCGGAGCGGAGCGCGGCGGAGGGCGAGGCGCGTCGCCTGAAGCACCGGATCTCCGAGCTGGAGACGGCCGTGGAGGCGGGCCGGCGCTCGGCCAGGGAGGGCCGCAGCGTCGAGGACATGCGGCTGCGGCTGCTGCTGGACACCGTGCTGCAGTCGGCCCAGGGCCTGCAGCGCGAGCTGGCGCTGCCGGTCACCCAGATCCACCCGGCGGACCTGGTGGACGCCGTCGTCCCCGGCTCCGCCTCGCCGCACGACGTGGCCCGGCGCGCGCTCGCCGAGGACGACCCTGCGCTGCTGGACCAGCTGCTGGCGATCCCTCAGGTCCATCTGGTGGTGGACGGCTACAACGTCACCAAGACCGGCTATCCGGCCCTGCCGCTGGAGCAGCAGCGGATCAGGCTGCTCGGCGGTCTGGCGATGCTCGCCCAGCGCACCCAGGCGGAGGTCACCTGTGTGTTCGACGGGCAGGATCTGGACGTTCCGGTGATCATGGCGCCGCCGCGTGGCGTACGGGTGCGGTTCAGCCGTACGGGGGAGACGGCGGACGAGCTGATCCGGCGCCTGGTGCGGGCCGAGCCGCAGGGACGTCCTGTGGTGGTGGTCTCCACGGACAAGGAGGTCGCCGACGGCGTGCGCAAGGCGGGCGCCCGTCCGGTGGCGTCGATTCTGCTGCTCAACCGGCTGGCCCGGTCCTGA
- a CDS encoding rhomboid family intramembrane serine protease produces the protein MVTPVLDHVGAQDDSPPGRPAVVTLTLIALNALVLLIGPSFGLNPRYGIGQSRVCAEQRYEQRWGAVPAELVRNRPLTADQLTALPKVAADCSVSPSPRKLPVLSVLTSLFVHAGWLHLLGNVLFLFVFGPGVEERFGRLRFLLCYLAVGYLATYGYAVAEAHSTESVRALVGASGAIAGVLGAYLRLYPRARVTALVPLLLFIPLRFPAWLVLGLWFVLQWWSVRSGGPGVAYLVHVIGFTAGYLAAWAGTRRRAPDTLAPTPRTGAAE, from the coding sequence ATGGTGACTCCCGTCCTCGACCACGTCGGCGCGCAGGACGACAGCCCGCCCGGCCGTCCGGCGGTCGTCACCCTCACTCTGATCGCGCTCAACGCGCTGGTCCTGCTGATCGGCCCTAGCTTCGGACTCAACCCGCGCTACGGCATCGGCCAGAGCCGGGTCTGCGCCGAGCAGCGGTACGAGCAGCGCTGGGGCGCCGTGCCCGCCGAACTGGTCCGCAACCGCCCGCTGACGGCCGATCAACTCACCGCCCTGCCAAAGGTGGCGGCGGACTGCTCGGTCTCCCCCTCGCCCCGCAAGCTGCCCGTGCTCTCCGTCCTCACCTCGCTCTTCGTGCACGCAGGGTGGCTTCACTTACTGGGCAACGTGCTCTTCCTGTTCGTCTTCGGCCCCGGCGTCGAGGAGCGCTTCGGCCGGCTGCGCTTCCTGCTCTGCTACCTCGCGGTGGGCTACCTCGCGACGTACGGCTACGCGGTGGCCGAGGCGCACTCCACCGAATCCGTCCGGGCCCTGGTCGGCGCCTCGGGGGCGATCGCGGGGGTGCTCGGCGCGTACCTGCGGCTCTACCCGAGGGCGCGGGTGACCGCGCTGGTGCCGCTGCTGCTCTTCATCCCGCTGCGCTTCCCCGCCTGGCTGGTGCTGGGGCTCTGGTTCGTCCTGCAGTGGTGGTCGGTCCGCTCGGGCGGACCCGGGGTGGCCTACCTGGTCCACGTCATCGGCTTCACGGCCGGATACCTGGCCGCCTGGGCGGGGACGCGTCGGCGGGCCCCCGATACGCTGGCTCCAACCCCACGGACAGGAGCCGCAGAGTGA
- a CDS encoding Lrp/AsnC family transcriptional regulator, which produces MITAIVLIKTSVDRIPEIAEAIAAIEGVSEVYSVTGGYDLVAMVRVRHHDDLATVIPGRLNKVPGVEHTETQIAFRTYSQHDLEAAFALGLDE; this is translated from the coding sequence GTGATCACCGCGATCGTTCTCATCAAGACCAGCGTCGACCGGATCCCCGAGATCGCGGAGGCGATCGCCGCCATCGAGGGCGTCAGCGAGGTCTACTCGGTGACCGGCGGCTACGACCTGGTGGCGATGGTCCGGGTACGGCACCACGACGACCTGGCCACGGTGATCCCCGGCCGCCTCAACAAGGTCCCCGGGGTCGAGCACACCGAGACCCAGATCGCCTTCCGCACCTACTCCCAGCACGACCTCGAAGCCGCGTTCGCCCTCGGCCTCGACGAGTAG
- a CDS encoding aminotransferase class V-fold PLP-dependent enzyme → MSVTTTDLCAPLAVLGHDVQVPLVSGEKVAYAALDYAASSPALQRVWDDVAAYAPYYGSVHRGAGYLSQLSTDLFEQSRRTVEEFLDLREGDQVVFTRATTDSLNLLAGVLPAGTRVFAFETEHHASLLPWRREGLTVTYLRAPRSHAEAVAALDAALADAVEGPKLFCVTGASNVTGELWPVAELTEVAHRHGARVVLDAAQLAPHHRVSVRELGVDWVAFSGHKLYAPFGAGVLAGRSDWLDAAEPYLAGGGASRTVAREVDGSVAVEWQSGPARHEAGSPNVIGAYSIASACRALGEAGFEVLEAREQRLIARLKAGLAEIPEVKVLSLFGEDAARVGVLSFVVQGWNSSHFAAALSAEYGIGVRDGLFCAHPLVRTLLGGEDAAPSECGAPEASLPGERSLNAIRVSFGAGTPDEHLERFLAAVRELVTDGARWTYRSEGGRCVADTRR, encoded by the coding sequence ATGTCCGTGACCACCACTGATCTCTGCGCCCCGCTCGCCGTCCTCGGCCACGACGTCCAGGTCCCGCTGGTCAGCGGCGAGAAGGTCGCGTACGCCGCGCTCGACTACGCCGCGAGCTCCCCGGCCCTCCAGCGGGTCTGGGACGATGTCGCCGCGTACGCCCCCTACTACGGCAGCGTGCACCGCGGCGCCGGCTACCTCTCGCAGCTGTCCACCGACCTCTTCGAGCAGAGCCGCCGCACCGTCGAGGAGTTCCTCGACCTGCGCGAGGGCGACCAGGTGGTCTTCACCCGCGCCACCACCGACTCGCTCAACCTGCTGGCGGGCGTGCTCCCGGCCGGCACCCGGGTCTTCGCCTTCGAGACCGAGCACCACGCCTCGCTGCTGCCCTGGCGCCGTGAGGGCCTGACGGTCACCTACCTGCGGGCCCCGCGCTCGCACGCCGAGGCCGTTGCCGCCCTCGACGCCGCGCTCGCCGACGCGGTCGAGGGCCCGAAGCTGTTCTGCGTCACCGGCGCCTCCAACGTCACCGGCGAGCTGTGGCCCGTCGCCGAGCTCACCGAGGTGGCTCACCGGCACGGCGCCCGGGTCGTCCTGGACGCCGCGCAGCTCGCTCCCCACCACCGGGTCTCCGTCCGCGAGCTCGGCGTCGACTGGGTCGCCTTCTCCGGCCACAAGCTGTACGCCCCGTTCGGCGCGGGCGTGCTCGCCGGGCGCAGCGACTGGCTAGACGCGGCCGAGCCGTACCTGGCAGGTGGCGGCGCGAGCCGTACGGTCGCCCGCGAGGTGGACGGCTCGGTGGCCGTCGAGTGGCAGAGCGGCCCGGCGCGGCACGAGGCCGGCTCGCCGAACGTGATCGGCGCCTACTCGATCGCCTCGGCCTGCCGGGCGCTCGGCGAGGCCGGCTTCGAGGTGCTGGAGGCCCGCGAGCAGCGGCTGATCGCCCGTCTGAAGGCCGGGCTGGCCGAGATCCCCGAGGTCAAGGTGCTGAGCCTGTTCGGTGAGGACGCCGCGCGGGTGGGGGTGCTGTCGTTTGTCGTCCAGGGGTGGAACAGCTCGCACTTCGCGGCGGCGCTGTCGGCCGAGTACGGGATCGGGGTGCGGGACGGGCTGTTCTGCGCGCACCCGCTGGTCCGTACGCTGCTGGGCGGGGAGGACGCGGCGCCGTCCGAGTGCGGTGCGCCGGAGGCCTCGCTGCCGGGCGAGCGCAGTCTGAACGCGATTCGGGTGAGCTTCGGTGCCGGGACGCCCGACGAGCACCTGGAGCGGTTCCTGGCCGCGGTTCGCGAGCTGGTCACGGACGGTGCGCGCTGGACGTACCGCAGCGAGGGCGGCCGCTGCGTTGCCGACACCCGTCGCTGA
- the trpD gene encoding anthranilate phosphoribosyltransferase, which translates to MVNVHPANGGSDPAQVVRTWPDILSALLAGTDLTQADTAWAMDSIMRGEASPVQVAGFVVALRAKGETVDEISGLVEAMYAHAEPLSIPGPAVDIVGTGGDRAKTVNISTMSAIVAAAAGAKVVKHGNRAASSASGSSDVLERLGISLDLSAERVAEVAEEVGLTFCFAAKFHPAMRHAAPARRDLGVPTAFNILGPLTNPARVTSHAIGCFDTRLAGLIAGVLARRGATALVFRGDDGLDELTISTTSRVWIVKDGQVTEAAFDPRDVGIELVGIEALRGADAEYNANVARRLLAGERGPVRDAVLLNTAAALVALELTDAPLAEQLAAGIERAAAAIDSGAAEATLKRWSEATAR; encoded by the coding sequence ATGGTGAACGTGCACCCTGCGAACGGCGGTAGCGACCCCGCGCAGGTGGTCCGCACCTGGCCGGACATCCTGAGCGCGCTGCTGGCCGGCACCGACCTGACCCAGGCCGACACCGCCTGGGCGATGGACAGCATCATGCGCGGCGAGGCCAGCCCGGTGCAGGTGGCCGGATTCGTGGTCGCGCTGCGGGCCAAGGGCGAGACGGTCGACGAGATCTCCGGTCTGGTCGAGGCGATGTACGCGCACGCCGAGCCGCTGAGCATCCCGGGCCCGGCCGTCGACATCGTCGGCACGGGCGGCGACCGGGCGAAGACGGTGAACATCTCCACCATGTCGGCGATCGTGGCGGCCGCGGCGGGCGCCAAGGTCGTCAAGCACGGGAACCGGGCGGCCTCCTCGGCCAGCGGCTCCTCCGACGTCCTGGAGCGGCTCGGCATCAGCCTCGACCTGAGCGCCGAGCGGGTGGCCGAGGTCGCCGAGGAGGTCGGGCTCACCTTCTGCTTCGCCGCCAAGTTCCACCCCGCGATGCGGCACGCCGCCCCGGCCCGACGCGACCTCGGCGTGCCCACTGCCTTCAACATCCTCGGGCCGCTGACCAACCCGGCCCGGGTCACCTCCCACGCCATCGGCTGCTTCGACACCCGGCTGGCCGGGCTGATCGCGGGCGTGCTGGCGCGGCGCGGCGCGACGGCGCTGGTCTTCCGGGGCGACGACGGCCTGGACGAGCTGACCATCTCCACCACCTCGCGGGTCTGGATCGTGAAGGACGGTCAGGTCACGGAGGCCGCCTTCGACCCGCGGGACGTGGGCATCGAGCTGGTCGGCATCGAGGCGCTGCGGGGCGCGGACGCCGAGTACAACGCCAACGTCGCCCGGCGGCTGCTGGCGGGCGAGCGGGGGCCCGTACGGGACGCCGTTCTGCTCAACACGGCGGCCGCGCTGGTCGCGCTGGAGCTGACCGACGCGCCGCTGGCGGAGCAGCTGGCCGCGGGTATCGAGCGGGCTGCGGCGGCGATCGACTCGGGTGCGGCGGAGGCCACGCTGAAGCGCTGGTCCGAGGCCACGGCGCGCTGA